The genomic stretch CATTCAATTCCTGCCCCGCGTTCAGATACTCTTTCAAGTCCTGCAAAGCGACGAGCCCAACGAAGGAGCCACGGTCGTCCACAACAGGAAGGAAATTGTTCGGGCTCGTCAGGAAGCGATCGGCGATTTCATGGAAGGTCGCCGTTTGTTTGAGGGGCGGAACCGGGTCGCGCATAAGGTCGCCCACCGTCTGCTGCGTGGCCGCACCCGGCTGCGCGCTCTCACGCTCGGTCTCCAGTCCTTTTCGCCGGAGCGGCTCAGTATAGATGGTTTCGGCGTCAAGCCGGCGCGCCACCAGTGTTGACACGGCGCAGGCGACCATCAACGGCGGCATGAGGGTGTAGTTCAACGAGATTTCAAACACCATGATCATCGCGAGCAGCGGTGAATGCGTCGTCGCCGCCAGCACGCTGCCCATGCCCACCAGCGCGAAAGCCGCCGCCGGCAGCGTCTCCGCAAAGTGGGCGGTGTGCAGTGTTGTTCCGAACATCCCCCCCAGGCCGGCCCCCAGAAACAGCGTCGGCGTGAACACGCCACCCACGGCGCCGGAACCAACCGTCATCAGCGTGGCCAGCAGTTTCGCCACGAACAGGCCGGACAAAAAACCGAGCGCGTATTCGCCATGCAGGATCTGGTTGGTCGCGCCATATCCGTTCCCCCACACCTGCGGAAAGCCTGTGGCGATCGCGCCAACGACCAGCCCCCCCAGCGCCATCCTTGCGTAGATCGGCTGGCGCATGCGGCTGAACAGAAGTTCGCTGTGACGGATCAGCTTCAGAAACGCCGCGCCCAGCGCGCCGGCAAAAAGCCCCAGCAACAGGAACCACGGCAATTGCGTGATATGGGTAAACTCGACATGCGAAGGCGCCTGATACTGCGGTTCAATGCCAAAAAAACTCCGCGAAAGCATCGTTGCCACGACCGACGCGGCAACGAGCGGGGCGAAGAGATTCATGGAGAAATTGCCGAGGACGATTTGAGCGGCAAAGATGGCGCCGGCCACGGGCGCGTTGTAAGCGGCCGAGATGCCAGCAGCCGCACCGCAGGCCACGAGCAGCCGGAGGCGGTACGGCTGCCATTTCGCCAGTTGCCCGCACTTGGACGCGGCCGTCGCCGCCAGGTGCGTGATCAACCCTTCCCGCCCAATGGACGCGCCGGTGCTGATGCTCACCAGCGACGACAGGGCCTTGATTACTGCGTGACGAAAGGGCAGACGGCCGTCGCCGGCGACGACCACCTCGAGCAGATTGCTGGAACCGCGTTTGCCCGCCCAGTGCAGCCCCCAAAACAGCACCAGCCCGGCGGCGAGGCCGCCAACCGTCGGCGCCAGCAGACGCTGCCACCAGTTGAGCGCTTCCGCGATTTCGACGAGATCCCCCTGATGACGAAGGGCAAATTCCTTGAGGGTATCAATGCAGAG from Candidatus Angelobacter sp. encodes the following:
- a CDS encoding ClcB-like voltage-gated chloride channel protein, whose product is MRTWPKSLEQVLAKAREFFRRHWQALLRIREKLRLSEETVHLLLGSGVGIIGGLVNLIFHLCIDTLKEFALRHQGDLVEIAEALNWWQRLLAPTVGGLAAGLVLFWGLHWAGKRGSSNLLEVVVAGDGRLPFRHAVIKALSSLVSISTGASIGREGLITHLAATAASKCGQLAKWQPYRLRLLVACGAAAGISAAYNAPVAGAIFAAQIVLGNFSMNLFAPLVAASVVATMLSRSFFGIEPQYQAPSHVEFTHITQLPWFLLLGLFAGALGAAFLKLIRHSELLFSRMRQPIYARMALGGLVVGAIATGFPQVWGNGYGATNQILHGEYALGFLSGLFVAKLLATLMTVGSGAVGGVFTPTLFLGAGLGGMFGTTLHTAHFAETLPAAAFALVGMGSVLAATTHSPLLAMIMVFEISLNYTLMPPLMVACAVSTLVARRLDAETIYTEPLRRKGLETERESAQPGAATQQTVGDLMRDPVPPLKQTATFHEIADRFLTSPNNFLPVVDDRGSFVGLVALQDLKEYLNAGQELNGVIAFDVMRPPPPCLTPNQKLLDVLPILFASEQRNVPVVNTPKERKLVGAVVRA